One region of Lebetimonas natsushimae genomic DNA includes:
- the ftsA gene encoding cell division protein FtsA yields the protein MAILAIDVGSSKTTAIIADNKDTLTISGTGIAKSKGVKKGIITNIEEASKSIKQAVNDAKRVAGIEINKAVISISSAYTKSIKSYGIVNVPNREVTIKEINRAINSAMINAAIPNDYVPIQAIPYNFKLDDSSEIEDPVGMSGSRLEVTLHIIIAQKSGLDNLKKTFKSAGIEIDKIVNSGYASALAVLKDDEKELGVAVMDIGAATCDIAIFVNKALSYTDYLPIGSHHITHDLSIALHTTLKDAENIKLNFENYVNNSEDLIEISVIGNESEKQKASISTITQVISARVEETFLLLNKKLDDSKLKDKIGTGIVLTGGFTNFYNVREIASNFFDGLPVRIGYPKEIEGLVENLKSPEFATIIGLILYANGENSKYEKDSNQNFHSLDLAENIPSKNELFEKKEEKEVLAEIPKKTKNTTNPIKKLINWINNLF from the coding sequence TTGGCAATACTCGCTATAGATGTGGGAAGTTCTAAAACAACAGCAATAATAGCCGACAATAAGGACACATTAACTATCAGCGGAACCGGAATAGCTAAATCAAAAGGTGTTAAAAAAGGTATTATAACTAATATTGAAGAAGCAAGTAAATCAATAAAACAGGCGGTAAACGATGCAAAAAGAGTGGCCGGAATTGAAATAAACAAAGCGGTTATTTCAATTTCAAGCGCTTATACTAAAAGTATAAAAAGTTATGGAATAGTAAATGTTCCAAACAGAGAAGTTACAATTAAAGAAATAAACAGGGCAATTAACAGTGCAATGATAAATGCCGCTATTCCAAATGATTATGTTCCTATTCAAGCCATTCCGTATAATTTCAAATTAGATGATTCAAGTGAAATTGAAGATCCGGTGGGAATGAGTGGAAGTAGACTTGAAGTAACTCTTCATATAATTATTGCGCAAAAAAGCGGCCTGGATAATCTCAAAAAAACTTTTAAATCGGCGGGAATTGAAATAGACAAAATTGTAAATTCCGGTTATGCAAGCGCTTTAGCTGTTTTAAAAGATGACGAAAAAGAACTTGGTGTTGCAGTTATGGATATTGGAGCAGCAACTTGTGACATAGCAATATTTGTAAATAAAGCCCTAAGTTATACCGATTATTTGCCAATAGGAAGTCATCATATAACCCATGACTTATCAATCGCTCTGCATACCACTTTAAAAGATGCAGAAAATATAAAACTAAATTTTGAAAATTATGTAAATAATTCCGAAGATTTAATAGAAATTTCAGTAATAGGAAATGAATCCGAAAAACAGAAAGCTTCCATTTCCACAATAACACAGGTTATTTCTGCAAGGGTTGAAGAGACATTTTTACTTCTTAACAAAAAACTGGATGATTCAAAATTAAAAGATAAAATAGGTACCGGTATAGTGCTTACAGGAGGATTTACAAATTTTTACAATGTAAGAGAAATTGCATCAAATTTTTTTGACGGTTTGCCAGTCAGGATTGGGTATCCAAAAGAAATAGAAGGACTTGTAGAAAATCTAAAATCTCCTGAATTTGCAACAATAATAGGATTAATTCTTTATGCAAACGGAGAAAACAGTAAATATGAAAAAGATTCCAATCAAAACTTTCATTCTTTAGATTTAGCTGAAAATATACCTTCTAAAAATGAATTGTTTGAAAAAAAAGAGGAAAAAGAAGTTTTAGCTGAAATTCCGAAAAAAACCAAAAATACAACCAATCCGATAAAAAAACTGATTAATTGGATAAATAATCTATTTTAA
- a CDS encoding SurA N-terminal domain-containing protein, which produces MIEWMQTHRKWLVITIWVATIAFIGAGFVGWGQFNLASKSSTVAEINGNTEVSIQDVQEIYNNLFMDLNQKLGGKLDDATAEKLGLKQQAFKMAIEQGLLREYAKNLGLYVTDEEVAKAIIDTFKDTKTYKKYLQMNGLKAKEFEENLRKQLLVQKLTQALHLKPGKTETLSIASALYNADNISIRVINKNSVKVNINEDELKKFWEKNKDKYKSPEMYKIAIVKTPIKGVVTDKELKEYYENNKNEYKNENGEIIPFEKAVDKVKKDLLAKKSLRNAVLSYKKLKEGAKNYDLYTLPLNNNLIPSDKMQELINKGYLKPFIKDNFYISALLIEEIKPKPMPFQKARVYVLKDLLNIKTKDALINQAKYALKNFKGKNIGFVTKYDANKIKSLKPEEATEFLFNLFLSDKPKGFFLIPSQNPQKAVVYQITEQKLLDENKYKQNKAQIGILTENLLNSQAIDDLIKELMQKYHIKSYVK; this is translated from the coding sequence ATGATTGAATGGATGCAAACACACAGAAAGTGGCTGGTAATTACAATATGGGTAGCCACAATAGCTTTTATAGGAGCCGGATTTGTAGGATGGGGACAGTTTAATCTTGCTTCAAAATCTTCAACCGTTGCGGAAATTAACGGAAATACCGAAGTTTCTATTCAGGATGTGCAGGAAATTTATAATAATCTTTTTATGGACCTAAACCAAAAACTCGGCGGAAAACTTGATGATGCAACCGCAGAAAAACTGGGACTTAAACAGCAGGCTTTTAAAATGGCTATAGAACAGGGGCTTTTAAGGGAATATGCCAAAAACTTGGGGCTTTATGTAACTGATGAAGAAGTTGCAAAAGCAATCATTGATACTTTTAAAGATACAAAAACTTATAAAAAATATCTTCAAATGAACGGACTCAAAGCCAAAGAATTTGAAGAAAATTTAAGAAAACAGCTCTTAGTCCAAAAATTAACGCAAGCGCTTCATTTGAAACCTGGAAAAACCGAAACATTAAGTATTGCCAGTGCTTTATATAATGCCGACAATATATCAATTCGAGTAATAAATAAAAATTCTGTAAAAGTTAATATAAATGAAGATGAATTAAAAAAATTCTGGGAAAAAAATAAAGATAAATATAAAAGCCCTGAAATGTATAAAATTGCAATTGTCAAAACTCCTATTAAAGGGGTGGTAACAGACAAAGAATTAAAAGAATATTACGAAAACAACAAAAATGAATATAAAAACGAAAACGGGGAAATAATCCCTTTTGAAAAAGCGGTGGATAAAGTGAAAAAAGATCTACTTGCAAAAAAATCTCTTAGAAATGCAGTATTATCATATAAAAAATTAAAAGAAGGCGCTAAAAATTACGATTTATACACACTTCCTTTAAACAATAATTTAATCCCCTCAGATAAAATGCAAGAGCTAATTAATAAAGGTTATTTAAAACCTTTTATTAAAGACAATTTTTATATAAGCGCATTGCTGATTGAAGAAATCAAGCCAAAACCAATGCCATTTCAAAAAGCCAGAGTATATGTGTTAAAAGATTTACTTAATATAAAGACAAAAGATGCTTTGATTAATCAAGCCAAATACGCTCTGAAAAATTTTAAAGGTAAAAATATTGGATTCGTTACAAAATATGATGCTAATAAAATAAAATCTCTAAAACCTGAAGAAGCAACCGAATTTTTATTTAACCTGTTTTTATCAGACAAACCTAAAGGATTTTTCCTAATTCCATCTCAAAATCCGCAAAAAGCTGTGGTTTATCAAATTACGGAACAAAAATTGCTTGATGAAAACAAATATAAACAAAACAAGGCACAAATCGGAATTTTAACTGAGAATTTATTAAACTCTCAGGCAATTGATGATTTGATAAAAGAACTGATGCAAAAATATCACATAAAAAGTTATGTAAAATAA
- a CDS encoding adenosylmethionine--8-amino-7-oxononanoate transaminase: MKNEEIMKKDLKYNWHPCTQMKDHEFLPLIPIKKGEGVYLIDFDDNRYIDAISSWWVNLFGHSNPYINKKIKEQLETLEHVIFAGFTHPQAIRLSERLCNLTGFDKVFYADNGSSAVEVAIKMSFHYWKNKGEVRPLFFSLKNSYHGETIGALSVGDVGLYKDTYREILIKNITLPIPENKSDEAAEEALKKARVFFERYYKEISALIVEPLIQCAGNMKMHSPLFVKGLKKLCEEFNIHLIADEIAVGFGRSGSMFACEQAGIKPDFMCLSKGLTGGYLPLSVVLTTDKIYSAFYCDYKELKAFLHSHSYTANALGCAAANATLDIFENAKWTEKNGKWELKMENEKCKMENEELNVLEYNKIISSYIWERLQKFKELKNVKEIRQTGMISAIEMIDYPFEKRMGLKVYEFGLKNGVLLRPLGNVIYFMPPYVIKKEEVDKMIDVAFNGIKKL, translated from the coding sequence ATGAAAAATGAAGAAATTATGAAAAAAGATTTAAAATATAACTGGCATCCTTGTACTCAAATGAAAGATCATGAGTTTTTACCTCTTATCCCTATAAAAAAAGGTGAAGGTGTTTATTTAATCGATTTTGACGATAACAGATACATAGATGCGATAAGCAGCTGGTGGGTAAATCTTTTTGGACATTCTAATCCTTATATCAATAAAAAAATAAAAGAACAGCTTGAGACCCTTGAACATGTAATTTTTGCAGGATTTACACATCCTCAGGCAATAAGGCTAAGTGAGAGGCTTTGTAATTTAACAGGTTTTGATAAGGTGTTTTATGCAGACAATGGAAGCAGCGCTGTAGAAGTGGCAATAAAAATGAGTTTTCATTATTGGAAAAATAAAGGAGAAGTCAGACCTTTGTTTTTTTCTTTAAAAAATTCATATCACGGAGAAACAATAGGTGCTCTCAGTGTCGGGGATGTAGGACTTTATAAAGATACATACAGGGAAATTTTAATAAAAAATATAACGCTTCCGATTCCTGAAAATAAAAGTGATGAGGCGGCGGAAGAAGCATTAAAAAAGGCAAGAGTATTTTTTGAAAGATATTATAAGGAGATTTCGGCTTTAATTGTTGAACCGTTGATTCAGTGTGCTGGAAATATGAAAATGCATTCTCCTTTGTTTGTAAAGGGACTTAAAAAGTTATGTGAAGAATTTAATATTCATTTGATAGCTGATGAAATTGCCGTCGGATTTGGTAGAAGCGGTAGTATGTTTGCGTGTGAACAGGCCGGGATAAAACCTGATTTTATGTGTTTGAGTAAAGGCCTTACAGGCGGATATTTGCCACTGAGTGTTGTTTTGACAACAGATAAAATATATTCGGCGTTTTACTGTGATTACAAGGAGTTAAAAGCATTTTTACATTCCCATTCATATACCGCAAATGCATTAGGGTGTGCGGCCGCAAATGCTACTCTTGATATTTTTGAAAATGCAAAATGGACAGAAAAAAATGGAAAATGGGAATTGAAAATGGAAAATGAAAAATGTAAAATGGAAAATGAAGAATTAAATGTTTTGGAATATAATAAAATTATAAGTAGTTATATTTGGGAGAGGTTGCAGAAATTTAAAGAATTGAAAAATGTAAAAGAGATTCGTCAAACGGGAATGATTAGTGCAATAGAGATGATTGATTATCCGTTTGAAAAAAGAATGGGGCTTAAGGTTTATGAATTTGGTCTTAAAAACGGGGTATTGTTAAGACCTCTTGGAAATGTAATTTATTTTATG